The DNA region GGCCTTAGAATTAAAAAAGTCCATATAGTCTTTTTTATAATCCCAGACTTGATGACATCTTTCACTGTGCCCGACTTGAAAAACAAGTCCTTCTTTTTCTTTTAAAAGAGAATCGACTTTTAAAGCTTGTTCAAAAGTCGATGTCATTGGTTTTTCACAAAATACATGTTTATTGTTTTCAATCAACTTGATAACAAGGTCATAATGAAAGCTAGTCGGTGTGACAATTACAGCAGCGTCGATTTGATCCATAATTTCTTCAACATCAGAAACAACCTGAACATTAGGATGTGTTTCCTTTGCTTTCTTTTGAGCCTCTGGAAATTTTTCAACGATAGCGATGAAGTCTGAACCTTCGAGAGCCTCAGCTTTTTGAGCATGCCAACGACCAAGGTGACCATATCCTATAACTGCAACTTTCACTTTTTTCATTATGAACCTCTTTTAAAAATTACTTAACAAATGGAGCTAGTCCAATCTCACTCTCTCTAATGAATACTCTAAGTTCTTCAACGAGTGTGTTATCTTTGTACTCTTCCATTAATTCATCATGATCAACGAATGCTCTTGGAGAGAGTGCTGAAGATTCCATTGTACGATAGAAATCAACGAACTCAGAAATAACTGGCTTATCATAACCTTGTCTTCTAAGACCAATAATGTTGATTCCTTTTAGCTTTACTCTATTTCCATAGGCAGTACAGAAAAATGGAATATCGCGATCAATAGCAGAAGCACCACCAATATAAGCGCCACGACCAAGTGTTACGAATTGTGAAATATTTGAACCACCACCAATGATAACTTTGTCACCAATCTTAACATGGCCTGCAACGTTAACAGAGTTTACAAGAATAACATTGTCGCCAATGATCGCGTCGTGACCAACGTGGGCCTTTGCCATCATCAGACAGTTATTTCCAATCGTCGTAACCTCTTTATCTTTAAGAGTTCCTCTGTGAATTGAAACATACTCTCTAAAAACATTATTTGAACCAATAATTGTTCTCGTTGGCTCACCTTTATAACTTAAGTCCTGAGGCGCTGCTCCGATAGAACAAAACTGAAAGAATTCATTATTTTGTCCAATTTCAGTATGCCCTTCAATCACAACGTGAGAGTGAATTTTATTATTATTTCCAATCACAACATTTGGCCCAATTACTGAATAGGCACCAATTTCGATGTTCTCACCGAGCTTAGCATTCTTGTCGACGATTGCTGTTTCATGAATTTTTAACGTCATAAATCCTCTTTTAAATTATAGTCGTACAGAGGCCATCACAGTTGCTTCACTCATAAGTTCGCCATTGTGAAAAACCTTACAGATATTTTCTAACATTGGTCCTCTAGACTTTGTACATTCTGTTTCAATGACAAGGTCCATTCCAGGAAAAATTGGTTTTCTGAATTTTGCAGCACTCACACTTACAAGAGCAACATCCATCTCAACATCTTTTCCACTTTCAACACAATCTTTTAAACAAAAACTAGAGCTTTGCGCCATCATCTCGACCTGACAGACACCAGGAAAGATTGGCTTACCAGGAAAGTGCCCTGCAAAAATAGGATGATCTTCTTTCGTTCTGTAAATTGCTGTTACTTTCGATCCAACAACTTCTTTTTGAGAGAGAAGTTCTCCTGCTACTAATTCTTTATTGTGTTCAACTTTTTCAATAGCATCCACGAAGAGAAAAGGCTCTCTGTGTGGAAGAAATTTCATTACTGCTTCTTTATTCATTTCCATATTAATCCCCCAAAAATATTCCCAAATTTTATTGAAGTGACATTTTTCTTAAGTAAGCAATCCCTTTCATCCACTCCTTAACTGGACGAGCAGGATGACCACCGACAACAGAACCATCTGGCCAATCACAATTAACCATTCCGGCACCTGCAACCTGACAAGCTTTCCCTAAAGTAAACCCATCACCAAGGGCAGCTTTTCCACCGAAAACGCAAAAGTCACCAACTTTAGCGCTTCCACCAATTGCAACATGACCACAAAGAATAACCCCCATTCCTAGAACAACGTTGTGTCCAATCTGAACATGGTTATCAATCTTAGTCCCTCTACCAATTAAAGTTGGAGAAAAGGTCCCCTGATCAACACAAGAGTTTGCTCCAATTTCGACATCATCATCTATTTTAACAGAACCCATATGCCATACTTTATGGTGGATTCCTTTATCAAAGTTATAACCAAACCCATCAGCACCAATAACAGTTCCAGAGTGAATTCTACAATTCTTTCCAATTTCAACATAAGGATAGATGGTAACATTTGGAAAAATCTCACTGCCCGCGTCGATTTTTGCAAATGACATAATTCTTGCACCAGAGTGGACTTTAACACCTTCACCAATTATTACACCCTCTCCAATGTGCGCGCCTTGAGCAATCCATGAAGTAGGATGAACCGATGCTGTTCCCATTTGTCTTCCATCAACCATGTCATTAAGCTCTAAATAGAGTTCATCATAGAATGGCCTTGAAATAAAAGACATACAAAGAGCAACTGAATCAACTTTTAAAAGAGCTTTAAAATTAGACTTTAAGAATTCTAAGTCTTCGCCATCAATACGATCCAAAAACTTTGCTTCTAAAATAAGAAAAGACTCAGACCAATCATTTGATTCAATTTTTGATCGCACCTTTCTTAGAAACTTATTATCTTTAATAAAAGCTGCACTCTGTGCCTTAGGAAAATCAAAAGTTGTTAAACCTTGAATCTCTATTTCTGTATTTTCATCTAAAGGAGCTAAGCTTGGGTCTAGTATTTTTAAGTCAGCTAATTTCATTATTCTTCTCTTTTTCTTAGGTCAATAAAACGAGTAAGGGGGAACTATACAGCTCCCCCTCTATCTAAAGACTCAATGAAGAGTTTTTTCTACTTATGTTCTTTGTTGTAAGCTTTAATAACATCTTCTGTTAGATCTTTTTCTTTTTTTGCAAAAAGAATTGGAGATGTTCTTGATTCAACAGTGATATCAACACCACTATCCTTAGAAACTTTTTCTACAACTTTTTTAATTTTCTCTACGATTGGAGCCTGAAGCTTAGCTTCCATATCTCTAATTTCATTTTGAAAACTTCCCATAGTCTGTTGAAGCTTCATATAAGCTTGTTGAAGCTCAGCTTGCTTTTTAGCTTTCGCTTTATCATTCATAACAAGAGTTTGCTTTTGAAAGTCCTCTTGCATTTTTTTGAATTTATCTTCTTCTTTCTTAAGAATCTTTTGCTTCTCTTCTACTTTTTTCTTTAACTTCTCACCAACTCTCTTACCTTCATTGATTGTTGTAAGAACTTTTTGTGCATTTACTTTTCCAACAGTTAGGGCCAATGATGGAACTGAAAATGCCAGGGCTAAAATTAAAGTTGAAATTGTTTTCATTAAAACGCTCCTAAAAAATCCGTTTTCTATAAATTAGAATAATTGTCCTATATCAAAGTGGAATTGGCTACCTTTCTCTCCCTCATCATCAGGGTTGATTGGGAAACCAAATTCAAATCTAAGTACACCTAATGGCGAGAACCATCTAAATCCAAAACCATAGTCCATGTATACTTTATTAAAGTTATCGATATCAACTGCGTTACCAGCATCAAAAAATAGTACCCATTTCAGACCAGCTTCTCTTGCTAGAGGGTGCTCTAATTCAAGAGTTGTGTAGGCCGTAAATTGAGCTCCATCATTGAAAGTCTTATCTTTTGTCTTACCATCTTCAGTAACTTGAATTGTCTTCTTTGGGCCAATATCTTCAATTGTAAATCCACGAAGGTTTCTTGAACCACCAAGAGAAAATCTCTCATTTCTTGGAATCAATTCACTATTAACAGTTTCTAGCTTAGCTGTATAAAGTCTTGATCTAAAAATGAGGTCACCATAAACTCTCTTAAACCAACGAGCATCGGCCTCATTTTTCCACCATTTCTTCTCACCACCAACACCGGCATACTCTGTTGCAAAACTTAAGTAATAACCTTTTGTTGGTTCAAAGCGGTGGTCTCTTTTATCTTTAACAAGAGCCGTTCTAACAGAAGAAGTGATACCATTTTCAGCTTCTTCGTTAATCGTTTCATCTTCGATATTTGAAAGAGTTGTCTCTTCAAGTTTATATGTAAGAAAGAGTCTTGTGTATTCAAAAACAGGATACCCAATTCTTGCAGCAAAACCGACTTTCTTATAATCATATGAAGTAAGCTGTTCATTCTTTGTCGAGAAGATTTCTCCTCCAGCAGTCCACTTAGAATCAAATAGGTATGGTTCAGTAAAACTTAAACTAAACGTCTGTTGCGTATTAGAAAGGTTTAGAGTGAATGAGAGAGACTGCCCTAGACCTCTAAAGTTGTTTTGAGTAACAGAGGCTTGAATAAATCCCTTTGTTGCTGTTGAGTAACCAGCTCCCAGAGATATTTGCCCTGTGTTTTTTTCTTTAACTGAAATCTCGACATCGAGAAGATCATCACGTCCCTTAACACTAACAGTATTAAAGATTACACTTCCAGGCTCAAAGAAACCTAGACGGTTAACATTTTCTTTAGACTCACGAAGTTTAGATCCGGAGAATTTCATCCCCTCTTCAATTTTTAATTCGCGACGAATAACTTTATCACGTGATCTTGTATTTCCTTTAATAACGATATTCCCAAAGTGTGCAATCTTCCCTTTCTCAAAAGAAAACTCTACATTGACTTTGTTTTCACCAGGAACGACATCAAGAGTTCTAAGGACGTTAGCAAAAGCGTATCCTTCATCTTGATACTTTTCAGTCAGCATCTGGATATCGGCCCTAAGAATTTCTTCCGAGTATGTACTTCCAGACTTCATGCGAAGCTCTTCAAGGAGTTTTCCTTCATCGAAAAGAACTTCTCCATTGAAATAGATATCATTAACAGTAAATTTTGGACCTTCGTTTACTTTAAGAGTAATGAAAACCCATCGCTTATCTTCTGAAACAGTAATATCAGGGGCTCCAACGTTAACTTGAAGAAATCCCTTGTTGCGATAGAATTGCTTCACACGCTCTATATCAATTTGAAAATTGAACTCTTTAAAGTTACCCGCATTATTCATGAAAGAGAAAAGTTCTTCCTCTCTCGTTTCCATAATACCTTTAAGTTGATCTTCAGAGAATGCCTTGATTCCTAAGAAAGTGATCTTCTTAACGCGAACTTTATCAAATTCTTTAACTTCAAATGTTAGCTCAACGTTATCGTTTTCAACCTTATTAATATCGTAATCAACTGAAGCCAGGTAGAAACCCTTCTCTTCATAATACTTTTGAAGTGCTTCAACATCTTGTTTGATAGTATTGACATCAACAATTGAAAATTCTTTCGTTTTTAAGACTGCAACGAGATCATCGCGATCGACTTCATCGTTCCCCTCAATGAGAATTTTTGAAATAACGGGCTTTTCTTTAACAACGAAAACCAGTTGATTCTTTC from Halobacteriovorax sp. GB3 includes:
- the bamA gene encoding outer membrane protein assembly factor BamA; its protein translation is MLRREKLSKILKYLTLTLTLAVGVFSNSSAFDDIGKRKNLFKIDEIVFKGLKKVEREAVLGKINSKVGMMLDSHLLKKDLERIYRLKYFESVEALREKSKGKNQLVFVVKEKPVISKILIEGNDEVDRDDLVAVLKTKEFSIVDVNTIKQDVEALQKYYEEKGFYLASVDYDINKVENDNVELTFEVKEFDKVRVKKITFLGIKAFSEDQLKGIMETREEELFSFMNNAGNFKEFNFQIDIERVKQFYRNKGFLQVNVGAPDITVSEDKRWVFITLKVNEGPKFTVNDIYFNGEVLFDEGKLLEELRMKSGSTYSEEILRADIQMLTEKYQDEGYAFANVLRTLDVVPGENKVNVEFSFEKGKIAHFGNIVIKGNTRSRDKVIRRELKIEEGMKFSGSKLRESKENVNRLGFFEPGSVIFNTVSVKGRDDLLDVEISVKEKNTGQISLGAGYSTATKGFIQASVTQNNFRGLGQSLSFTLNLSNTQQTFSLSFTEPYLFDSKWTAGGEIFSTKNEQLTSYDYKKVGFAARIGYPVFEYTRLFLTYKLEETTLSNIEDETINEEAENGITSSVRTALVKDKRDHRFEPTKGYYLSFATEYAGVGGEKKWWKNEADARWFKRVYGDLIFRSRLYTAKLETVNSELIPRNERFSLGGSRNLRGFTIEDIGPKKTIQVTEDGKTKDKTFNDGAQFTAYTTLELEHPLAREAGLKWVLFFDAGNAVDIDNFNKVYMDYGFGFRWFSPLGVLRFEFGFPINPDDEGEKGSQFHFDIGQLF
- a CDS encoding UDP-3-O-(3-hydroxymyristoyl)glucosamine N-acyltransferase gives rise to the protein MKLADLKILDPSLAPLDENTEIEIQGLTTFDFPKAQSAAFIKDNKFLRKVRSKIESNDWSESFLILEAKFLDRIDGEDLEFLKSNFKALLKVDSVALCMSFISRPFYDELYLELNDMVDGRQMGTASVHPTSWIAQGAHIGEGVIIGEGVKVHSGARIMSFAKIDAGSEIFPNVTIYPYVEIGKNCRIHSGTVIGADGFGYNFDKGIHHKVWHMGSVKIDDDVEIGANSCVDQGTFSPTLIGRGTKIDNHVQIGHNVVLGMGVILCGHVAIGGSAKVGDFCVFGGKAALGDGFTLGKACQVAGAGMVNCDWPDGSVVGGHPARPVKEWMKGIAYLRKMSLQ
- a CDS encoding OmpH family outer membrane protein, giving the protein MKTISTLILALAFSVPSLALTVGKVNAQKVLTTINEGKRVGEKLKKKVEEKQKILKKEEDKFKKMQEDFQKQTLVMNDKAKAKKQAELQQAYMKLQQTMGSFQNEIRDMEAKLQAPIVEKIKKVVEKVSKDSGVDITVESRTSPILFAKKEKDLTEDVIKAYNKEHK
- a CDS encoding 3-hydroxyacyl-ACP dehydratase FabZ family protein: MEMNKEAVMKFLPHREPFLFVDAIEKVEHNKELVAGELLSQKEVVGSKVTAIYRTKEDHPIFAGHFPGKPIFPGVCQVEMMAQSSSFCLKDCVESGKDVEMDVALVSVSAAKFRKPIFPGMDLVIETECTKSRGPMLENICKVFHNGELMSEATVMASVRL
- the lpxA gene encoding acyl-ACP--UDP-N-acetylglucosamine O-acyltransferase, encoding MTLKIHETAIVDKNAKLGENIEIGAYSVIGPNVVIGNNNKIHSHVVIEGHTEIGQNNEFFQFCSIGAAPQDLSYKGEPTRTIIGSNNVFREYVSIHRGTLKDKEVTTIGNNCLMMAKAHVGHDAIIGDNVILVNSVNVAGHVKIGDKVIIGGGSNISQFVTLGRGAYIGGASAIDRDIPFFCTAYGNRVKLKGINIIGLRRQGYDKPVISEFVDFYRTMESSALSPRAFVDHDELMEEYKDNTLVEELRVFIRESEIGLAPFVK